GATTTTTTACTGTTCATCAAATTATCGAATAACCAGGACAGGGCAGGGTGCCATAGTTAGTACCCGTTGGGTACAACTTCCTAACAGCAATCCTTCCAGTTTGCTGCGTCCTCGAGAACCCATGACAATCATGTCTATTTTTTCAAGATTGGCAACTTCACAAATCGCATTGGCAGCAGGTCCTTCAAGAATTCTTTCTATAAAAGAAATTTCGCTTTCCTGATAAAGTTTTCGATAAGGCGCTACCAGCTTGTTTGACTTTTCCGTTATTTTGTTGATGGCGTTTTGGAAGTGGGGTTCTCCCAAAACGACCGGAAACGATTTGTGGCAATGCATAAGTACGATTTCACCGTCCATGAGCGTAACCAGCTCCGCAGCATATTTGGCTGCTCTCATGGAATACTCAGATCCATCCACCGGCACCAGAAATTTTTTTAAATTCATCAGGATTTTCCTCCATGTGAGTGATCTGCATTCATTTTACAATATGGATCACTAATTTTATATCAAAACTTCCTAACACAATTTGTTATATTACTACAAAAAAATTTACCATGAAAGAATTTTTAAAATATATAACCGGATAATACAAAGACATTCTTTATCTCACCCTTGACTACCACTTTAAGCATTTTAAATTGTGATAAAAATTTAATCGAGCGCCTGGAACCAGTCATTGAAGCGGTCATCAGAAAAGTTAATGATGCTGTTCATCTGATCCTTAACCTGCTTGGTTATCGGTCCCGGTGCTTGCAGATGCCGGTCTTCAAAACGGGCGACCGGTGAAACCTTTGTCCCCGAATAGGAGGTGAAAATTTCGTCTACAGTGAAAAGCTCTTCTTGCGAAATCGGATCCTCTGAGAAGGGAATGCCGATTATGGGTGCAACCTGAAGGATGGATAAACGAGTAATACTGGACAGAACACGCCCCAGGGGTGGAGTTTTAAGAATTCCATCTTTAACCAGGAAGACCGATTCAATGGAACCTTCGGTCAGAAAACCATCGGTTCCCAACATAAAGCCAACGTCAAACCCTCGTTCAAAAGCGTCTTTTCGAGCCAGATATCCGTTTAAATAGTTGGAACAAGCCTTGGCTGCGACGGGTACTGTTTCGGGATGAATTTTTCGCCACTTGGATAGACAGGCTGTGATTGGCTGGGCTAAATCCATGCTCAACTCTTCGCTTGCCGGAATGGCAAAGATGGCCAGGTCAAGCTTGGATTCCAGTACCAAATTAATGATTGCCTCCTCACCCCAGTAGGCCAGCATTTTTATCAAACCACGTCCCAAATGGTTGGTTTTGACGGTTTCGCTAACAGCCTTGACCATCTCATTCGTGGAGTAGGCCATTTCCATACCTAAAAGACTGGCGCTTTTCATCAGCCGCTTGAGATGTTCGTCCATGCGAAAGGCCACAGGGCCGTTGGGGCCCTCATGAATACCAAAGACCTCAAAGATGGCGGATCCCCGGGAAAATCCGTGTGACAAGAGCGGCACCGTGGCCTCCTGCCAGGGAATCATGTTGCCGTTGAGCCAAACTTTCCTGTCGTCATGCATGTGAACCTCCTTAAATTTTAATGGGGTAAAAGGGCATGGATCCAATTCTCTTCAACAATCAGCTTCTAGTTATCTTCATGTGAGCTGGTAGATGATAATTTTATTGATATTGTTTTGCTTCCTGTTTAACATATATATTCTTAATATCGATAGAGCGGGGGTCAAGCTTGGTCAAGCCGCATTTTTCGGCCGATTTCATTGCCTGCAAATATTCTTCCACGGTGATTCTACGAGCAATTTTTGGGTAGTCAAAGGCTTT
Above is a window of Thermodesulfobacteriota bacterium DNA encoding:
- a CDS encoding universal stress protein: MNLKKFLVPVDGSEYSMRAAKYAAELVTLMDGEIVLMHCHKSFPVVLGEPHFQNAINKITEKSNKLVAPYRKLYQESEISFIERILEGPAANAICEVANLEKIDMIVMGSRGRSKLEGLLLGSCTQRVLTMAPCPVLVIR
- a CDS encoding aminotransferase class IV, which produces MHDDRKVWLNGNMIPWQEATVPLLSHGFSRGSAIFEVFGIHEGPNGPVAFRMDEHLKRLMKSASLLGMEMAYSTNEMVKAVSETVKTNHLGRGLIKMLAYWGEEAIINLVLESKLDLAIFAIPASEELSMDLAQPITACLSKWRKIHPETVPVAAKACSNYLNGYLARKDAFERGFDVGFMLGTDGFLTEGSIESVFLVKDGILKTPPLGRVLSSITRLSILQVAPIIGIPFSEDPISQEELFTVDEIFTSYSGTKVSPVARFEDRHLQAPGPITKQVKDQMNSIINFSDDRFNDWFQALD